One genomic window of Lepeophtheirus salmonis chromosome 5, UVic_Lsal_1.4, whole genome shotgun sequence includes the following:
- the LOC121119013 gene encoding 7-methylguanosine phosphate-specific 5'-nucleotidase B, giving the protein MVNIQKEYLNSSKYKGNVMIQSPEVVDDVLERMISQGGRENLQIVADFDYTLTNYHRSDGKPGRANTSWELLNESSLVPGFFESMKQIIDKYRPIEVDPKLNTDEKILAMLNAYNEFNEQFMKHNFNDNMMEKLMLEAKSSISLRDGAKDFLENAYANGIPVLIVTAGFGEVVLRFLKKQGLYHDEYTNVMGNFLDFDSKKEHCKGIIKPYIHVYNKKGKTFLDMADDNVLKEMMKRKNIILLGDSIGDLGMSEGLHDPMMGDLLKIGFLNHDVDDKYHLNLYVSSYDIVLLDERSYDLPNFILNYITKK; this is encoded by the exons ATGGTAAACATCCAGAAAGAATATCTTAACTCATCAAAATATAAGGGCAATGTTATGATTCAAAGCCCTGAGGTCGTGGATGATGTGTTGGAAAGAATGATATCACAAGGAGGACGGGAAAATCTTCAAATAGTTGCAGACTTTGACTACACGCTAACGAATTATCATAGATCCGATGGGAAACCTGGCCGAGCAAATACATCTTGGGaacttttgaatgagtcttctCTAGTCCCTGGTTTTTTCGAGTCCATGAAgcaaattatagataaatataggcCCATTGAGG tcgaCCCCAAATTAAATACAGATGAGAAAATACTAGCAATGCTAAATGCATATAACGAATTCAATGAACAGTTtatgaaacataattttaacGACAACATGATGGAGAAGTTAATGCTAGAAGCAAAGTCTTCAATTTCATTACGAGATGGTGCCAAGGATTTCCTGGAAAATGCATATGCGAATGGAATACCAGTCCTTATCGTAACAGCAGGATTTGGTGAAGtc gTGTTgaggtttttgaaaaaacaaggGTTATATCATGATGAGTATACTAATGTAATGGGTAATTTCCTTGATTTTGATTCAAAGAAAGAGCATTGCAAAGGTATCATAAAGCCCTATATCCACgtgtataataaaaaaggtaaGACATTTCTTGACATGGCAGATGATAATGTCTTGAAGGAAAtgatgaagagaaaaaatatcatacttcTTGGAGATTCAATTGGTGATCTAGGGATGTCTGAAGGACTACATGATCCGATGATGGGAGATCTACTCAAAATAGGGTTTTTAAACCATGATGTGGATGACAAGTAccatttaaatttgtatgtatcATCTTATGATATTGTTCTCCTTGATGAAAGGTCCTATGATCTGccaaattttattctaaattacaTCACAAAGAAATAA